One window of Quercus robur chromosome 5, dhQueRobu3.1, whole genome shotgun sequence genomic DNA carries:
- the LOC126727295 gene encoding BTB/POZ domain-containing protein At3g22104-like isoform X1, translating into MEGCCDLEVDVNGEEVFMVHKKILMSFSSLFSKLFGDLKGTVRNLKVIFNEFPGGAKGFELMAMFCYDNGRTMITPSNIFLLNCAAHFLEMDGNGSSRHSLIDQTEKSLKGINFWTWSELLEALKQCQDLLPGTKSSVMLQCILDCLIGRIALPSIASPHTCSSDSSSFQFSCDTSIDSLKSSSSQLTWWFEDLLFLNVDLIDNLIKTMVSLKVNHATIYKFLFYYHKSRCIGAATAEKCKITEVVINLISLLDRSSLSCKGLFEIYRVALGLRISKFYRNNLESLMGSQLDQATIDYLLAPSPHRRAYYYDVNLVLRLVQAFLLEGGSLSFTSRLKKVTNLLDSYLVEVAPDSHLKPSKFTALVLLLPDYARASYDRVYQAMDLFLEVHAGLCEEEKRSVCCALNHEKLSEEALKDLSRNSKFPSQTVQKALTTQQSMIKCSLSDTHHLLTFCDSLFCSNTKENLGKEDSETKKLRADLQGMHWKMMGLEKVCGAMQTEMANIMRSRLSILGNARSLPKLCS; encoded by the exons ATGGAAGGGTGCTGTGATCTTGAGGTGGATGTCAATGGGGAAGAAGTTTTTATGGTCCATAAG AAAATTCTCATGTCCTTCTCAAGTCTATTTAGCaaattatttggtgatttgaaGGGCACAGTGAGGAACTTGAAAGTGATATTCAATGAATTTCCAGGTGGTGCAAAGGGTTTTGAGCTCATGGCAATGTTTTGCTACGACAATGGCAGAACTATGATAACACCCTCGAACATATTTCTCCTAAACTGTGCTGCTCATTTTTTGGAGATGGATGGTAATGGTTCTAGTAGACATAGTTTAATAGACCAAACTGAGAAATCTCTTAAAGGGATCAACTTTTGGACTTGGTCTGAGCTCTTAGAAGCTCTGAAACAGTGCCAAGATTTACTTCCTGGCACAAAATCTTCAGTTATGCTTCAGTGTATCTTGGATTGTCTAATAGGACGGATTGCTTTGCCTAGTATTGCAAGCCCACATACATGTTCTTCAGACAGTTCTAGTTTCCAATTTTCCTGTGATACAAGCATCGACAGCCTGAAAAGCAGCTCTTCTCAACTAACCTGGTGGTTTGAAGATCTTTTGTTCTTGAATGTTGATTTGATAGACAATTTAATCAAGACAATGGTATCCCTGAAAGTCAACCATGCTACAATCTATAAGTTTCTCTTCTATTATCACAAATCAAGATGTATTGGTGCAGCAACAGCTGAGAAGTGCAAAATCACAGAGGTTGTAATTAATCTGATTTCTTTGCTTGATAGGAGTTCTCTTTCTTGCAAGGGCTTATTTGAAATTTATCGAGTGGCTTTAGGCTTGAGAATAAGTAAATTTTACAGAAATAATTTAGAGAGCCTGATGGGTTCACAGTTGGATCAAGCAACAATTGATTATCTGCTCGCCCCATCTCCACATAGACGAGCTTATTACTATGATGTTAATTTGGTTTTAAGGCTTGTACAAGCATTTCTCCTTGAAGGCGGTAGTTTGTCATTTACAAGTCGATTAAAAAAGGTTACCAACTTGTTGGATTCATACCTTGTGGAAGTGGCTCCGGATTCCCATCTGAAACCTTCCAAGTTTACTGCATTAGTATTGCTGCTGCCAGATTATGCTAGAGCATCTTATGATCGTGTTTATCAAGCCATGGATTTGTTTCTAGAG GTTCATGCTGGattatgtgaagaagaaaagaggagtGTCTGTTGTGCACTGAACCATGAGAAGCTCTCAGAAGAAGCTTTGAAAGATCTATCTCGGAACTCAAAATTTCCTTCACAAACTGTGCAAAAGGCTCTTACTACACAACAATCCATGATCAAATGTTCACTTTCAGACACCCACCATCTCTTAACTTTTTGTGACTCTTTGTTTTGTAGCAACACTAAGGAAAATTTAGGTAAGGAGGATTCTGagaccaagaagcttagagCAGATTTGCAAGGAATGCATTGGAAGATGATGGGGTTGGAGAAGGTTTGTGGTGCAATGCAGACAGAGATGGCAAACATAATGAGATCAAGATTATCTATCCTTGGCAATGCTAGATCCTTACCAAAGCTCTGTTCATGA
- the LOC126727295 gene encoding BTB/POZ domain-containing protein At3g22104-like isoform X2 — MAMFCYDNGRTMITPSNIFLLNCAAHFLEMDGNGSSRHSLIDQTEKSLKGINFWTWSELLEALKQCQDLLPGTKSSVMLQCILDCLIGRIALPSIASPHTCSSDSSSFQFSCDTSIDSLKSSSSQLTWWFEDLLFLNVDLIDNLIKTMVSLKVNHATIYKFLFYYHKSRCIGAATAEKCKITEVVINLISLLDRSSLSCKGLFEIYRVALGLRISKFYRNNLESLMGSQLDQATIDYLLAPSPHRRAYYYDVNLVLRLVQAFLLEGGSLSFTSRLKKVTNLLDSYLVEVAPDSHLKPSKFTALVLLLPDYARASYDRVYQAMDLFLEVHAGLCEEEKRSVCCALNHEKLSEEALKDLSRNSKFPSQTVQKALTTQQSMIKCSLSDTHHLLTFCDSLFCSNTKENLGKEDSETKKLRADLQGMHWKMMGLEKVCGAMQTEMANIMRSRLSILGNARSLPKLCS, encoded by the exons ATGGCAATGTTTTGCTACGACAATGGCAGAACTATGATAACACCCTCGAACATATTTCTCCTAAACTGTGCTGCTCATTTTTTGGAGATGGATGGTAATGGTTCTAGTAGACATAGTTTAATAGACCAAACTGAGAAATCTCTTAAAGGGATCAACTTTTGGACTTGGTCTGAGCTCTTAGAAGCTCTGAAACAGTGCCAAGATTTACTTCCTGGCACAAAATCTTCAGTTATGCTTCAGTGTATCTTGGATTGTCTAATAGGACGGATTGCTTTGCCTAGTATTGCAAGCCCACATACATGTTCTTCAGACAGTTCTAGTTTCCAATTTTCCTGTGATACAAGCATCGACAGCCTGAAAAGCAGCTCTTCTCAACTAACCTGGTGGTTTGAAGATCTTTTGTTCTTGAATGTTGATTTGATAGACAATTTAATCAAGACAATGGTATCCCTGAAAGTCAACCATGCTACAATCTATAAGTTTCTCTTCTATTATCACAAATCAAGATGTATTGGTGCAGCAACAGCTGAGAAGTGCAAAATCACAGAGGTTGTAATTAATCTGATTTCTTTGCTTGATAGGAGTTCTCTTTCTTGCAAGGGCTTATTTGAAATTTATCGAGTGGCTTTAGGCTTGAGAATAAGTAAATTTTACAGAAATAATTTAGAGAGCCTGATGGGTTCACAGTTGGATCAAGCAACAATTGATTATCTGCTCGCCCCATCTCCACATAGACGAGCTTATTACTATGATGTTAATTTGGTTTTAAGGCTTGTACAAGCATTTCTCCTTGAAGGCGGTAGTTTGTCATTTACAAGTCGATTAAAAAAGGTTACCAACTTGTTGGATTCATACCTTGTGGAAGTGGCTCCGGATTCCCATCTGAAACCTTCCAAGTTTACTGCATTAGTATTGCTGCTGCCAGATTATGCTAGAGCATCTTATGATCGTGTTTATCAAGCCATGGATTTGTTTCTAGAG GTTCATGCTGGattatgtgaagaagaaaagaggagtGTCTGTTGTGCACTGAACCATGAGAAGCTCTCAGAAGAAGCTTTGAAAGATCTATCTCGGAACTCAAAATTTCCTTCACAAACTGTGCAAAAGGCTCTTACTACACAACAATCCATGATCAAATGTTCACTTTCAGACACCCACCATCTCTTAACTTTTTGTGACTCTTTGTTTTGTAGCAACACTAAGGAAAATTTAGGTAAGGAGGATTCTGagaccaagaagcttagagCAGATTTGCAAGGAATGCATTGGAAGATGATGGGGTTGGAGAAGGTTTGTGGTGCAATGCAGACAGAGATGGCAAACATAATGAGATCAAGATTATCTATCCTTGGCAATGCTAGATCCTTACCAAAGCTCTGTTCATGA
- the LOC126727294 gene encoding uncharacterized protein LOC126727294: MSKKKGSGNTMTLKDFHGGSIPTDLPLPSAPGVIVRPSDRPGYDRPNPWGNPMGRPDHRSRPHSSPATRHFDDKSPFLTHAAHIGRNFDEDERKPLDGVSAPRRTISDDNIRVPSARVELKPEYGPSGSFSSRQGLGGGGSGSGNVNSYAGKVNEAGSVVGVSSQNLGGNSGGYTNVWAARKEAMGVNEPVQQAALAGQNAVSKFAHASALDKVSSGRWQSKQPAPYQGDVEAARSPERESGFQSKNFGGSGGGYDSVDVASGREYHDATLARQAERGLNIEDGVRVGRKEIPDNERAGAPVYSELKERNPVIHVDRTQLARNDGKLGGSELHSPVPLEPSERPKLKLLPRSKPLESSEQPVPVVDHTQGYQWVRDTAHAETVNEVYGNMSPAKPSIASTESVKQAVERPKLNLKPRSQPPEHLEGNAERERNMLFGGARPRELVLKERGVDDVGINNLDLVQQSDRVEQNVPRTERVHGHAIPARHSEKTENSHLDQMTGKRYERKDHRQDSERVDMQRRNWRNESRRNNNRETERQQQQPQQPQQQVERPPSPETWRKPVEQPKPASPDAGGLRYGKAASAVELAQAFSKSVSDPKIADQFSGQKALPGRTQMPFSRLTGPTPRPQINGY, from the exons ATGTCGAAGAAGAAAGGGAGTGGAAACACGATGACTCTCAAGGACTTTCACGGTGGTTCTATCCCAACTGATCTCCCTCTTCCCTCTGCTCCCGGTGT aaTTGTGAGGCCGTCGGATCGTCCGGGTTACGACCGCCCGAACCCATGGGGGAACCCGATGGGGCGACCCGATCACCGGTCGCGGCCGCACTCGTCTCCCGCGACGAGGCATTTTGATGACAAGTCTCCTTTTCTCACTCACGCTGCTCACATTGGCCGGAATTTCGATGAGGATGAGCGGAAGCCGCTTGATGGGGTGTCTGCCCCGCGGCGGACGATTAGTGATGATAATATTCGGGTCCCGTCTGCCCGTGTTGAGCTGAAACCCGAGTATGGGCCGAGTGGGAGTTTTTCGAGTAGGCAAGGATTGGGTGGAGGTGGAAGTGGAAGTGGGAATGTGAATTCGTATGCCGGGAAGGTTAATGAGGCGGGTAGTGTTGTTGGGGTTAGTTCGCAGAATTTAGGTGGGAATAGTGGGGGTTATACGAATGTGTGGGCAGCCAGGAAAGAGGCAATGGGGGTTAATGAGCCGGTGCAGCAAGCTGCATTGGCAGGACAAAATGCTGTTTCAAAGTTTGCTCATGCTAGTGCACTTGATAAGGTGTCTTCGGGTAGATGGCAATCGAAGCAACCGGCCCCTTATCAGGGTGATGTTGAGGCAGCTAGGTCGCCCGAAAGGGAGAGTGGCTTTCAGTCTAAGAACTTtggtggcagtggtggtggCTATGATAGTGTGGATGTTGCGAGTGGGAGAGAATATCATGATGCTACATTGGCGAGACAAGCTGAAAGGGGTCTGAATATTGAGGATGGGGTTCGGGTTGGTAGGAAGGAGATTCCGGATAATGAAAGAGCTGGGGCTCCTGTGTACTCGGAATTAAAGGAGAGGAACCCGGTGATTCATGTGGATAGGACTCAGCTGGCTCGTAATGATGGAAAACTTGGTGGGTCTGAATTGCATTCCCCAGTGCCTTTGGAGCCATCCGAGCGGCCTAAGTTGAAGTTGCTTCCAAGATCTAAGCCATTGGAAAGTTCAGAACAACCTGTTCCTGTTGTCGATCATACACAG GGCTATCAGTGGGTGAGGGACACTGCTCATGCTGAAACTGTTAATGAAGTGTATGGAAATATGAGTCCTGCAAAACCTAGCATAGCTAGCACTGAGAGTGTGAAGCAAGCTGTGGAGCGTCCCAAATTGAATTTAAAGCCTCGGTCACAGCCTCCTGAGCATTTGGAAGGAAATGCTGAAAGAGAGAG GAATATGTTGTTTGGTGGTGCTCGTCCTCGAGAACTG GTTCTGAAGGAGCGAGGGGTTGATGATGTTGGAATCAACAACCTGGACTTGGTTCAACAATCTGATAG GGTTGAACAAAATGTTCCTAGGACTGAAAGAGTTCATGGGCATGCAATTCCTGCTCGCCACAGTGAAAAAACTGAGAATTCTCATCTTGATCAAATGACTGGAAAGAGATACGAGAGGAAAGATCACAGGCAAGACTCTGAGAGAGTTGATATGCAGAGGAGGAACTGGCGTAATGAGAGCAGGAGGAATAACAACAGAGAGACTGAAAGGCAGCAGCAGCAGCCTCAGCAACCACAGCAGCAAGTGGAGAGGCCACCTTCACCTGAGACTTGGCGCAAGCCTGTAGAGCAGCCAAAACCAGCCTCCCCTGATGCTGGTGGTCTGCGCTATGGGAAAGCAGCTTCAGCTGTCGAGCTTGCCCAAGCATTCTCTAAATCAGTCTCTGATCCAAAGATAGCAGATCAGTTTTCTGGTCAAAAGGCCCTCCCTGGCCGGACCCAAATGCCTTTTTCAAGGCTGACTGGTCCAACCCCAAGGCCTCAGATTAATGGTTACTAG